In Pseudothermotoga hypogea DSM 11164 = NBRC 106472, the following are encoded in one genomic region:
- a CDS encoding Rnf-Nqr domain containing protein, whose product MNEKVGNIFRRTIFFENPVIVQILGICSTLAVTNKLLNTLIMCIGLTMTTSLSSLSVSLMRRMIPRKVRMIVEVFSIAFYVIIFDLFLKAYLPEISVALGPYVGLIITNCIVMGRTEAYALANSPMMSFLDGLGSGLGYSLILLIVATIREILGFGSLFGFRIFGENFVNWTIMVMPASAFFVLAVILWIFKAMMIKKR is encoded by the coding sequence ATGAACGAAAAAGTTGGCAACATATTCAGAAGAACGATTTTCTTTGAAAATCCCGTGATCGTCCAAATACTCGGCATATGCTCGACCTTGGCGGTGACGAACAAACTCTTGAACACTTTGATCATGTGCATCGGCTTGACGATGACCACTTCTTTGTCGTCCTTGAGCGTTTCTTTGATGCGAAGGATGATACCGAGAAAGGTGCGCATGATAGTGGAAGTTTTCTCCATAGCCTTTTACGTGATCATCTTTGACCTTTTCTTGAAGGCTTACTTGCCGGAGATATCCGTGGCCTTGGGGCCGTACGTGGGCTTGATCATCACCAATTGCATAGTCATGGGTAGGACGGAGGCCTACGCACTCGCCAACTCCCCAATGATGTCCTTCCTCGATGGGCTGGGATCTGGACTTGGTTATTCTCTCATACTCTTGATCGTGGCGACCATAAGAGAGATCCTTGGTTTTGGTTCTCTGTTTGGATTCAGGATCTTCGGGGAAAACTTCGTGAACTGGACGATCATGGTGATGCCAGCGAGCGCCTTCTTCGTCTTGGCGGTCATTCTTTGGATCTTCAAAGCCATGATGATCAAGAAGAGGTGA
- a CDS encoding NADH:ubiquinone reductase (Na(+)-transporting) subunit E — MGEISPFVLFLGSIFTGNMVLSYFLGMCSFISVSKEIKTANGLGMAVIFVMTVTTAINHVVYHNLLVPFGLEYLTYIVFIIVIAAFVQVLEMAIDRFSPTLYMNLGIFLPLITVNCAILGIALFMVVRNYGLIQSIFFGLGSGVGWWLAIVALAAIRMRLREQDIPVPLRGAGITLIIIGIMALAFIGFSGVFKLQ; from the coding sequence ATGGGTGAGATCAGCCCATTCGTTCTTTTCTTAGGTTCGATTTTCACTGGGAACATGGTCTTGTCATACTTTCTGGGAATGTGTTCTTTCATATCGGTTTCAAAAGAGATCAAGACCGCGAACGGTTTGGGAATGGCTGTGATTTTCGTCATGACTGTGACCACAGCGATAAACCACGTTGTGTACCACAACCTCTTGGTACCGTTCGGCTTGGAGTACCTCACATACATAGTTTTCATAATCGTCATAGCTGCGTTCGTTCAAGTGCTCGAAATGGCCATAGACAGATTTTCACCAACGCTTTACATGAACCTTGGGATCTTCTTGCCTTTGATCACTGTGAATTGCGCAATTTTGGGGATCGCTCTGTTCATGGTGGTCAGAAACTATGGACTCATTCAGTCCATCTTCTTTGGTCTCGGCTCAGGTGTGGGTTGGTGGCTTGCAATCGTTGCCCTTGCAGCCATAAGGATGAGGCTAAGAGAACAGGACATACCGGTGCCTTTGAGGGGAGCTGGGATAACCTTGATCATCATAGGTATCATGGCCCTGGCGTTCATAGGATTCTCTGGTGTTTTCAAACTTCAGTGA
- a CDS encoding NADH:ubiquinone reductase (Na(+)-transporting) subunit F, whose translation MRLLATILVLSAVSVSLTGLVVLADKFINNYGEVEIDVNDGKKKFKVKGGSSLLSSLAEGKIFVPSACGGKGSCGLCKVKVLSDVGPILPTEAPYLSKDEVAQNVRLSCQVKVKKAIKVWLPEHLFQINEYRAKVEKIVDLTYDIKEITLKLIDPPTIEFKAGQYIQLIIPPYGDVKEPIMRAYSMSSQPSVKDRIELIIRKVPGGLATTYIHEHLKVGEELKFIGPFGEFYLRESNSKIIAIAGGSGMAPIRSIILDMYEKKIERETYFFFGARSKRDLFYVDFFKNLEKLYPSFHFIPALSEPKPEDNWEGEVGLIPQVVERYLDRFSPDQVEAYLCGSPGMINASIEVLKKFGLKEEKIFYDKFA comes from the coding sequence ATGAGATTGCTCGCAACGATACTCGTTCTATCGGCTGTGTCGGTCTCTTTAACCGGTTTAGTCGTACTCGCCGACAAGTTCATAAACAACTATGGGGAAGTCGAGATAGATGTGAACGATGGGAAAAAGAAATTCAAAGTGAAGGGTGGCTCGTCTCTGCTCAGTTCACTCGCCGAAGGCAAAATATTCGTCCCATCTGCTTGTGGTGGCAAGGGAAGCTGTGGCTTGTGCAAAGTGAAGGTTTTGAGCGACGTTGGTCCCATCCTACCCACCGAGGCACCGTACCTTTCAAAAGACGAAGTCGCACAGAACGTTAGACTCTCCTGTCAAGTGAAAGTGAAGAAGGCGATAAAAGTTTGGTTGCCAGAGCATCTGTTCCAAATAAACGAGTATCGAGCGAAGGTCGAAAAAATCGTGGATCTAACGTACGATATAAAGGAGATAACTCTCAAGTTGATCGATCCCCCAACCATAGAATTCAAGGCGGGTCAGTACATCCAGCTGATCATACCTCCCTACGGTGATGTGAAAGAGCCAATCATGAGGGCTTATTCGATGTCTTCACAACCATCGGTGAAAGACAGAATAGAACTGATCATAAGAAAAGTTCCAGGTGGCTTGGCTACAACCTACATCCACGAACATCTCAAAGTTGGTGAAGAGCTGAAGTTCATCGGCCCGTTCGGCGAGTTCTACTTGAGAGAATCCAACTCCAAGATCATCGCCATAGCTGGTGGATCGGGCATGGCACCCATAAGATCCATCATACTCGATATGTACGAAAAGAAAATAGAGAGGGAAACTTATTTCTTCTTCGGAGCAAGATCGAAGAGAGATCTCTTCTATGTCGATTTCTTCAAAAATTTGGAGAAACTTTATCCGAGCTTTCATTTCATACCTGCTCTGTCAGAACCTAAGCCCGAAGACAACTGGGAAGGTGAGGTTGGCCTCATCCCGCAGGTGGTAGAAAGATACCTTGACAGATTCTCTCCAGATCAAGTTGAAGCTTATCTTTGTGGAAGCCCCGGCATGATAAACGCCTCGATCGAAGTTTTGAAAAAGTTCGGTCTCAAAGAGGAAAAGATCTTCTACGACAAATTCGCATGA
- a CDS encoding ATP-dependent Clp protease ATP-binding subunit, whose product MRNLNEKMREIFEKTIENIKDSNQNLLKPEHVLLQILYDGNNEAAKLLEELGIDTNKITEELEESVESQYGIYYGFSDQVYVSSELSYVLELARREARLFNQKDVGPLHFLLGLLREGRSQAAQILRKHGVDYEKLLQKAKEKSEELAAEGSSLNLYATDLTKMAKEGKIGPIIGRDKEVERVIEILMRKTKNNPILIGDPGVGKTAIVEGLAQRIVEGKVPEQLKNFRILMLDLGRMLAGTKYRGEFEERLKSFLDELMKQKENTILFIDEIHTLVGAGAAEGAIDAANMMKPALARGDIRVIGATTVDEYRKHIEKDKALARRFQPVLVKEPSIEETIEILKGLKKTYEDHHKVKIDNEAIEAAAKLSSRYITDRFLPDKAIDLIDEAAARVKMASTKQGKDEKKIREMEKKMKELEEKIDEYTVKSMYKEAAELKKELFKLKSEHDSLTSGKPTVTAEKIAEIVESWTGVPVSKMLESEKERLLKLEEIIHERLVDQEEAVSVVADAIRKARAGIKDPNRPVGTFLFLGPTGVGKTELAKTLAEVLFGTESALIRIDMTEYMEKHSVSRLIGAPPGYVGYEEGGQLTEAVRRRPYSVVLMDEIEKAHPDVFNVLLQIMDDGRLTDSKGNVVDFRNTIVIMTSNIASDLILEYVRQGKRFEELEERVREELKRYFRPEFINRLDHVIVFKPLTKEHMKQIVEIMIKKLGSRLKDKKIELVITEQAKEYLAERGHDPIFGARPLRRLIEREIETPLAKLIIAGEVKEGQTVRVDYRDGELKLEVARELVKKQ is encoded by the coding sequence ATGAGGAATCTCAACGAAAAGATGAGGGAGATTTTCGAGAAAACCATTGAGAATATCAAGGATAGCAATCAGAACTTGCTCAAGCCTGAGCACGTTCTTCTTCAGATCCTGTACGATGGCAACAACGAAGCGGCGAAGTTGCTCGAGGAACTGGGAATCGACACGAACAAGATCACCGAAGAACTTGAAGAAAGCGTCGAATCACAGTACGGCATATACTACGGTTTCTCAGATCAAGTTTACGTTTCCAGTGAGCTTTCGTACGTTCTGGAGCTCGCAAGACGTGAGGCGAGGTTGTTCAACCAAAAGGACGTCGGACCTTTGCACTTTTTGCTTGGCCTTCTCAGAGAAGGCAGATCACAGGCTGCTCAGATCTTGAGGAAACACGGTGTTGATTACGAAAAACTTTTGCAGAAGGCTAAGGAAAAGAGCGAGGAACTCGCTGCTGAAGGTTCTTCGTTGAACCTCTATGCGACGGACTTGACCAAGATGGCCAAGGAAGGAAAGATCGGTCCCATCATAGGTCGAGACAAAGAGGTGGAGCGAGTCATAGAGATCTTGATGAGGAAGACGAAGAACAACCCGATCCTCATAGGCGATCCCGGTGTGGGAAAGACGGCCATCGTTGAAGGGCTCGCCCAGAGGATCGTCGAAGGAAAAGTACCTGAGCAGTTGAAGAACTTCAGGATACTCATGCTTGATCTTGGAAGGATGCTCGCTGGTACCAAGTACAGGGGAGAGTTCGAAGAGAGGTTGAAATCGTTTCTCGACGAACTCATGAAACAGAAAGAGAACACGATTCTGTTCATAGACGAAATCCACACCTTGGTTGGTGCCGGTGCGGCTGAGGGAGCGATTGACGCTGCGAACATGATGAAACCAGCACTCGCGCGTGGTGACATAAGAGTCATAGGTGCCACGACGGTCGACGAGTACAGAAAACACATCGAGAAGGACAAAGCGCTCGCCAGAAGGTTCCAACCCGTTTTGGTCAAGGAACCTTCGATAGAGGAAACGATCGAGATCCTGAAGGGCTTGAAGAAGACCTACGAGGATCACCACAAGGTGAAGATAGATAACGAAGCGATCGAGGCCGCGGCGAAGCTCTCTTCGAGGTACATCACCGACAGGTTCTTACCAGACAAGGCGATCGACTTGATCGATGAAGCGGCTGCAAGAGTGAAGATGGCTTCGACCAAGCAGGGGAAGGACGAGAAAAAGATTCGTGAAATGGAAAAGAAGATGAAAGAACTCGAAGAAAAGATCGACGAGTACACCGTCAAATCCATGTACAAAGAGGCTGCGGAACTCAAGAAAGAACTGTTCAAGTTGAAGAGCGAACATGATTCTTTGACGAGTGGCAAACCCACCGTCACCGCCGAGAAGATCGCTGAGATCGTGGAGTCCTGGACGGGGGTTCCCGTGTCAAAGATGCTGGAGTCCGAGAAAGAGAGGTTGCTCAAGCTGGAAGAGATCATCCACGAGAGGTTGGTCGACCAAGAGGAAGCCGTCAGCGTCGTCGCAGATGCCATAAGGAAGGCCAGAGCGGGGATCAAGGACCCCAACAGGCCAGTCGGAACTTTCCTGTTCCTGGGGCCGACAGGTGTGGGTAAGACCGAGCTCGCCAAGACTTTGGCAGAGGTGCTGTTTGGGACCGAGAGTGCGTTGATCAGGATCGACATGACTGAGTACATGGAGAAACACAGCGTTTCGAGGCTCATAGGAGCACCACCGGGATACGTCGGCTACGAAGAGGGAGGTCAACTCACCGAGGCAGTGCGCAGAAGGCCGTACTCCGTGGTCCTGATGGACGAGATCGAGAAGGCCCACCCGGATGTGTTCAATGTCCTTTTACAGATCATGGACGATGGAAGATTGACAGATTCGAAAGGAAACGTGGTCGATTTCAGAAACACCATAGTTATCATGACGAGCAACATCGCGAGCGATTTGATACTTGAATACGTCAGGCAAGGTAAGAGGTTCGAAGAACTCGAGGAACGTGTGCGTGAGGAATTGAAACGCTACTTCAGACCGGAGTTCATAAACAGGTTGGATCACGTGATCGTGTTCAAGCCTTTGACGAAGGAGCACATGAAGCAGATCGTCGAGATAATGATCAAGAAGCTCGGTTCGAGGTTGAAGGACAAGAAGATCGAACTCGTCATAACCGAACAGGCCAAGGAGTACCTCGCGGAGAGGGGACACGATCCGATCTTCGGTGCAAGACCACTCAGAAGGCTCATCGAAAGAGAGATTGAAACACCGCTCGCGAAGTTGATCATCGCGGGCGAGGTGAAAGAAGGTCAAACTGTTCGAGTGGATTACAGAGACGGTGAACTGAAGCTGGAAGTCGCCAGAGAATTGGTCAAAAAGCAATGA
- a CDS encoding B12-binding domain-containing radical SAM protein, with protein sequence MKVLLINPAHKGYYFRLGAIYPPLGLMYISSVLKRANHPVTLIDMNVQPFDWQKFDYSDFDVVGISVDTPRFPLAKQIALRAKNHGVITVLGGPHATAEYESILKEGICDYVVLGEGERTFLQLIESLERGEPHPQIGGLAYLSEGEVFARPPEFVQSLDELPFPDRENVKLYKTKFCGQPATSMITSRGCPFDCEFCSASQFMGRRIRERSVENVLEELELIKKMDYGSVIFFDDNFTLNAKKTIELCEGMLKRNLNFRWWAFARADELLNREDLLEAMSKSGCKMLFIGFESAEDKVLKEYKKGLSSSIAFEVIKLLKKYKIDVFASFVIGALSDTKESIMKTVQLAKKLKASIVQFSILTPYPGTRLYERLKSKILSKNFSLYDGTHLVFEHPNFSPSELKKLFVKAYYCVYTSPRMIFTRGIPFLLKLLKNRGKDESYDLRFGET encoded by the coding sequence ATGAAGGTTCTTCTGATCAACCCAGCGCACAAGGGTTACTATTTCAGACTCGGAGCAATCTATCCACCGCTCGGATTGATGTACATCAGTTCCGTTTTGAAACGTGCGAACCATCCCGTGACGCTCATCGACATGAACGTTCAGCCTTTCGACTGGCAAAAATTCGACTATTCAGACTTCGATGTTGTCGGTATCTCAGTCGACACACCGAGGTTCCCACTCGCAAAACAAATCGCACTGAGAGCAAAAAATCATGGAGTGATCACGGTGCTCGGTGGACCTCACGCGACCGCCGAGTACGAGAGCATACTTAAAGAAGGAATATGTGACTACGTTGTTCTGGGGGAAGGAGAACGCACTTTTCTGCAGTTGATCGAATCGCTTGAGCGTGGAGAACCACATCCCCAAATAGGTGGTCTGGCCTATCTGTCGGAAGGTGAAGTTTTTGCCAGACCACCTGAATTTGTGCAGAGCCTCGACGAATTGCCATTTCCGGACAGAGAAAATGTGAAGCTCTACAAGACAAAGTTCTGTGGTCAACCAGCAACGAGCATGATCACCTCGCGTGGTTGTCCGTTCGACTGCGAATTCTGCAGCGCCTCTCAGTTCATGGGCCGCCGGATCAGAGAGAGAAGTGTGGAAAACGTGCTGGAGGAACTCGAGCTCATCAAAAAGATGGATTACGGCTCGGTGATCTTCTTCGACGACAACTTCACGCTGAATGCGAAGAAAACGATCGAACTGTGTGAAGGAATGCTGAAAAGGAACCTCAACTTCCGTTGGTGGGCGTTTGCACGAGCAGATGAACTTCTGAACAGAGAAGATCTACTCGAAGCGATGTCGAAGTCCGGTTGCAAGATGCTCTTCATTGGTTTTGAGAGCGCTGAGGACAAGGTCTTGAAAGAATACAAGAAAGGATTGTCGAGTTCGATCGCATTCGAGGTCATCAAGCTCTTGAAGAAGTACAAGATCGATGTGTTCGCAAGTTTTGTCATCGGCGCGCTCAGCGACACAAAGGAATCGATCATGAAAACCGTTCAGTTAGCCAAGAAACTGAAGGCATCGATCGTGCAATTTTCGATTTTGACTCCTTATCCTGGAACAAGACTCTACGAAAGACTCAAAAGTAAGATCTTGTCCAAGAACTTCTCCTTGTACGATGGCACCCACTTGGTCTTCGAACATCCAAATTTTTCTCCATCTGAGCTGAAAAAGCTTTTCGTTAAGGCTTATTATTGTGTCTACACTTCACCGAGAATGATCTTCACGCGTGGCATTCCTTTTCTTTTGAAACTCTTGAAAAACCGAGGAAAAGACGAAAGCTACGATCTTCGCTTTGGCGAGACTTGA
- a CDS encoding metallophosphoesterase family protein produces MRLAFLGDVHANLEALNAVLEDIGKKGVDEIFCLGDLVGYGPDPENVVQEIKKKNIKTIMGNYDDAVGYSKQSCGCSYSPGRETEVGDVSLNWTIEHTSQETKDFLKKLPRRLSFEVENVKFLLVHGSPLDELLEYVTPQIDPDRLQKIAQSTSEDIIVNGHTHIPMVKWVFGKLVLNPGSVGRPKDADPRASYMIVEVKKGTVQAQIVRVPYDVKRTIEKIAKNNLPMELATVLALGQTFDMGPGKVNFFL; encoded by the coding sequence GTGCGTTTGGCGTTCTTGGGAGATGTTCATGCAAACTTGGAAGCGTTGAACGCAGTCTTGGAAGACATAGGCAAAAAGGGTGTCGATGAGATCTTCTGCCTCGGCGATCTGGTCGGTTATGGACCAGATCCAGAAAATGTGGTTCAAGAGATCAAGAAAAAGAACATCAAAACCATCATGGGAAACTACGACGATGCGGTTGGATACTCCAAACAAAGCTGTGGTTGTAGTTATTCTCCAGGAAGAGAAACAGAAGTTGGAGATGTCTCACTCAACTGGACCATAGAACACACATCCCAAGAGACGAAGGATTTTCTCAAAAAACTTCCACGAAGACTCTCGTTCGAAGTGGAGAACGTCAAGTTTCTCTTGGTGCACGGAAGTCCCCTGGATGAACTTTTAGAGTACGTCACACCGCAGATCGATCCAGACAGACTTCAAAAGATCGCTCAATCCACGAGTGAGGATATCATCGTGAACGGTCACACGCACATTCCCATGGTCAAGTGGGTCTTTGGAAAACTCGTGTTGAACCCCGGCAGCGTGGGAAGGCCAAAAGATGCTGATCCCAGAGCTTCATATATGATCGTCGAAGTCAAGAAAGGAACAGTTCAGGCTCAGATCGTGAGAGTTCCCTACGATGTGAAGAGGACCATCGAAAAGATCGCGAAGAACAACTTGCCGATGGAACTCGCCACAGTCCTCGCGTTGGGTCAAACCTTCGATATGGGCCCGGGGAAGGTCAACTTCTTCCTGTGA
- a CDS encoding FprA family A-type flavoprotein, whose amino-acid sequence MPKIWTERIFTDPEVHILRIDDDHIKYFEAVWDIPEGISYNAYLVKLNGANILIDGWKKNYTDEFLKALSSLIDPKQITHIIVNHTEPDHSGTLPETLKLNENRAKVIASSFGKRLLESFYGITNVEVVSDNQEIEIAGRKFKFVMTPWLHWPDAMVTHVDGILFGCDVGGGYSLPPIIDDSNEKIVEEYLPYVTKYIVNVIGHYKNYIIEGAKKLSTLEIKAILPGHGLIWKREPQKLLQHYLNVANGVAEPKKICVIYDSMYGFVDRIMKRVVEILQAKGFSTIVYKFLDEDQPFESEILKDIPSSAALVFGVSTYEADIHPKMRYVLYEILDKANYEKTAIFFGVHGWAASVELTVKKLLKDSKFKFVSFVETKGGKIEEAKIEQAIEQLLKELE is encoded by the coding sequence GTGCCAAAGATTTGGACAGAAAGAATCTTCACAGATCCTGAGGTTCACATCCTGAGAATAGACGACGATCACATTAAGTATTTCGAAGCAGTTTGGGATATTCCCGAAGGCATAAGTTACAACGCCTATCTTGTCAAGTTGAACGGTGCGAACATCTTGATCGACGGTTGGAAGAAGAACTACACAGACGAGTTTCTCAAAGCTCTGTCCAGTTTGATAGACCCAAAGCAGATCACGCACATCATCGTGAACCACACCGAACCAGACCACAGCGGAACACTGCCTGAGACTTTGAAGCTCAACGAGAACAGAGCCAAGGTCATCGCCTCCAGCTTCGGTAAAAGACTTCTTGAATCTTTCTACGGTATAACCAATGTCGAAGTGGTTTCGGACAATCAAGAAATAGAAATCGCCGGCAGAAAGTTCAAATTCGTCATGACTCCTTGGCTCCATTGGCCAGACGCGATGGTCACACACGTGGACGGCATTCTCTTCGGTTGCGACGTTGGGGGTGGTTATTCTCTTCCACCGATCATCGATGATTCGAACGAAAAGATCGTTGAAGAATACTTACCGTACGTCACGAAGTACATCGTCAACGTGATAGGACACTACAAAAACTACATCATCGAAGGTGCGAAAAAGTTATCCACACTTGAGATAAAAGCGATACTGCCTGGGCACGGATTGATATGGAAAAGAGAACCTCAAAAACTCTTACAACACTATCTGAACGTGGCGAACGGTGTTGCTGAACCGAAAAAGATCTGCGTCATCTACGATTCAATGTATGGTTTTGTCGATAGAATTATGAAGAGAGTGGTTGAGATCCTGCAGGCCAAAGGTTTCAGTACAATCGTCTACAAATTCTTGGACGAGGATCAGCCTTTCGAGAGCGAGATCTTGAAGGACATTCCAAGCAGCGCCGCACTCGTCTTCGGTGTCTCAACGTACGAGGCAGACATTCATCCAAAGATGAGGTACGTTCTATACGAGATCTTGGACAAGGCCAACTACGAAAAAACCGCCATCTTCTTCGGTGTCCACGGCTGGGCAGCGTCTGTGGAACTGACAGTGAAGAAGCTCTTGAAAGACTCCAAGTTCAAGTTCGTCTCCTTCGTCGAAACGAAAGGTGGCAAGATCGAAGAAGCAAAGATCGAACAGGCCATCGAGCAACTTCTCAAAGAACTGGAGTGA
- the rd gene encoding rubredoxin — MKKYRCILCGYIYDPEKGDPDSGIAPGTPFEALPDDWTCPMCGASKQDFEPIE; from the coding sequence ATGAAAAAGTATCGATGCATTCTCTGCGGGTACATCTACGATCCTGAGAAAGGTGATCCAGACAGTGGAATAGCCCCAGGGACACCTTTTGAAGCTTTACCAGATGACTGGACTTGTCCGATGTGCGGAGCTTCAAAACAGGACTTTGAACCGATCGAATGA
- a CDS encoding class II SORL domain-containing protein translates to MKLADFIKSEDFKKEKHVPVIEAPDSVKKNEPFHITVTVGKEIPHPNTTEHHIRWIQVFFQPDGDPYVYEIGKYEFNAHGESVQGPNTGAVYTEPTVTNKVKLNKSGTILALSFCNIHGLWESSKKIVVEE, encoded by the coding sequence ATGAAACTGGCTGATTTCATCAAGAGTGAGGATTTCAAGAAGGAAAAACACGTTCCCGTGATCGAGGCACCTGACAGCGTCAAAAAGAATGAACCGTTCCACATCACTGTCACTGTTGGCAAGGAAATTCCACACCCCAACACCACAGAGCACCACATAAGGTGGATACAGGTTTTCTTCCAACCAGATGGTGATCCTTATGTGTACGAGATTGGAAAGTACGAGTTTAACGCGCACGGAGAATCTGTTCAAGGACCGAACACTGGTGCAGTCTATACAGAACCGACGGTGACGAACAAGGTCAAGCTGAACAAATCTGGAACGATTTTGGCGCTCTCTTTCTGTAACATACACGGTCTTTGGGAGAGCAGCAAGAAAATCGTTGTAGAGGAGTGA